The genomic window CGGCCCGCGGGGGGAACGTCGGAGCAGCGCAGCTCTTCGCCGTTCCAGAGCACCAGCCGCAGGCGCGGGTCGCCGCGCGTCTCGAGCAAGCGCTGGCACATCCACCGCTCGAGGGGACTGACGGTGGCCCTGCCGTTCACCTTCCACGTCATGGTTACCTCCTCGGCTCCATGTCAGGGGATCGGGTCAGTGAATGGACGAATACGTCTCGATCAACAGCATAAACCGGGCCAGTGAGGAGTGGGAGCTCGGAGTCCGCCCCGAGTCCGCCCGCGCGAGACCTGCGCGGGCTTCACCTGTCCGAGAAGGCGTCCCAGTGCAGGCACTCGCTCACGGGGCGGCGCGGTGGGCGGCCGTGCTTGCCGACCGGCCAGCCGATGGGCAGCAGGGCCGCCGTGGGGCATTTCTCCGGCAGTCCCAGCCAGGCGTCGCACTCCGCGCCGAAGCTGCGGTGGAGCGTCGTGAGCGAGGCGCCCAGCCCCACGGCACGACAGGCGAGCAGGACGTTTTGTACACACGGGAACAGCGCCTGCGTCTGGGCCTCGCCGCGGCGCATCCAGCCCGCCACGAACAAGTGTACGGGCGCCTCGTGCAGGTGATCGGCGAGGTGGATCGC from Myxococcota bacterium includes these protein-coding regions:
- a CDS encoding nitroreductase family protein; this translates as MTPKDVAALGEDVPLLEGIRTTRAIRRLRPDPVPRELIAKVCEAGTFAPSGGNRQPWIFIAVTEPARRAWVAERYRAGFHRYIAPALEAAKDPSYPEAGRRNMKAAIHLADHLHEAPVHLFVAGWMRRGEAQTQALFPCVQNVLLACRAVGLGASLTTLHRSFGAECDAWLGLPEKCPTAALLPIGWPVGKHGRPPRRPVSECLHWDAFSDR